The following coding sequences lie in one Rutidosis leptorrhynchoides isolate AG116_Rl617_1_P2 chromosome 4, CSIRO_AGI_Rlap_v1, whole genome shotgun sequence genomic window:
- the LOC139844736 gene encoding uncharacterized protein → MLILVSTTHKPHLPLHPPRLIFNFYTHKKSSLSPFLFQFPHHHHHHHHHHHHVVFHSPRNQFRLSASAAHSERPTITNNKRSSRNRKNHLRKKLIQQEVHNNPTTINTTNLVDSPSTLIGDYSVSNDINSFSNSNSNSNSNVSDTAVADASKPSPFKNFNSQFDLMKQKDIIISHPNDAKKNNLLEQVSSRWKSGFLVDTIQSFTSAKRVTKLRVSVFCGAFLVFFIAINTFSKRPKGGDKEEFSKSDKEMLRRKMKARMAKQSNQSIKETNSTTNVEVIQESSKDRTTQMDVFKQRPQLDKQHLMTTIVNAKPLDDESFEFDAKINEIRAMARQARETEKMTALNTEDGVENEDQTIKDQLQPNEVMKSNSIDPTTLFEDDVTRTYASEDISNGNRHVSRLDVVVPNNDQDGVEKEENEALKSPDTEEDKPLRTTKSRIITSVKEARQYLSDKKTLDDSKEIRNNEARVPSFRASDDSFSGTTRAPSENKSSNVVDKGNVSINNAIVNEEKQERSVKGSDAKVGPELGREEREKWVEDNFHEFEPLVEKIRGGFKNNYMVAREKVKDDVDFISELKMLENDVENESEFEWMKDDKLREIVFQVRDNELMGRDPFYLMDAEDKALFFKGLEKKVEKENEKLRHLHEYLHSNIENLDYGADGISLYDPPDKIIPRWKGPPPATTTSQEFLDDYLDQRKALFAETLGNLDIVKSDSQNPKLQNINNEKIESKKLERSKTVIEGSDGSIKPGKKSGKEFWQHTKKWSRGFLDSYNAENDPETKAVMKEIGKDLDRWITEKEIQDAADVMDKVPDKGKKIIAEKIGKLKREMELFGPQAVVSKYSEYGDEEEIDYYWWLDLPFLVCIELYIDGDGDERIGFYSLEMASDLELDPKPHHIIAFEDVGDCKNLCYIIQAHMEMIGNGNAFVVPQAPKDTYREAKANGFNVTVIRKGELKMDVDQTLEEVEEKIVEIGSKMYHDKIMKGRNVDVDSVMKGVFGFEKPTKRRRSMKKIKKLKKPTK, encoded by the exons ATGTTGATTCTTGTATCTACCACCCATAAACCCCACCTCCCTCTTCATCCTCCTCGTCTAATTTTCAACTTTTATACACACAAAAAATCTTCACTTTCTCCCTTTTTATTTCAATtcccacatcatcatcatcatcatcatcatcatcatcaccatgttGTTTTTCACAGTCCCAGAAATCAATTCAGATTGTCAGCATCTGCAGCTCATTCTGAGAGACCAACCATTACTAATAACAAGCGCAGCAGCAGAAACAGAAAAAATCATCTCAGAAAAAAGCTCATTCAACAAGAGGTGCACAATAATCCTACTACTATTAATACTACTAATCTTGTTGATAGCCCATCAACTTTAATTGGGGATTATTCAGTGTCAAATGATATTAATAGTTTTagcaatagtaatagtaatagtaatagtaatgtatCTGATACTGCTGTTGCTGACGCTTCAAAACCATCTCCATTTAAGAATTTTAATAGTCAATTTGATCTCATGAAACAAAAAGATATTATCATTTCGCACCCCAACGATGCCAAAAAGAACAATTTGTTGGAGCAAGTAAGTAGTAGATGGAAATCAGGTTTTCTTGTTGATACTATTCAGTCTTTTACTTCTGCGAAACGTGTTACGAAACTTCGTGTTTCAGTATTTTGTGGTGCTTTTCTTGTGTTTTTCATCGCCATTAATACATTTTCTAAAAGGCCAAAAGGAGGAGATAAGGAAGAGTTTTCTAAGTCAGATAAGGAGATGTTGAGAAGAAAAATGAAAGCTAGAATGGCCAAACAAAGTAATCAATCGATAAAGGAGACTAATAGTACTACTAATGTGGAAGTTATTCAAGAATCTAGTAAGGATCGTACGACCCAGATGGATGTTTTTAAACAAAGGCCACAACTAGATAAGCAACATCTTATGACTACCATTGTCAACGCCAAGCCTTTGGATGACGAGTCTTTCGAATTCGACGCCAAAATCAATGAAATTAGAGCAATGGCGAGGCAAGCTCGAGAGACCGAGAAAATGACGGCACTTAATACGGAAGATGGTGTTGAGAACGAGGATCAAACTATTAAAGACCAACTCCAACCAAATGAAGTAATGAAATCGAACTCTATTGATCCCACCACTTTGTTTGAAGACGATGTTACTAGAACTTATGCTAGTGAAGACATAAGCAATGGAAATCGTCATGTTTCAAGGCTAGATGTAGTAGTTCCAAATAACGATCAAGATGgcgttgaaaaagaagaaaatgaagCGTTAAAATCTCCAGATACAGAAGAAGACAAACCACTTAGAACCACCAAATCAAGGATTATTACTTCTGTCAAGGAAGCAAGGCAATATCTTAGTGATAAAAAAACGCTTGACGATAGTAAAGAGATAAGAAACAATGAAGCTCGAGTTCCAAGTTTTAGAGCTAGTGATGATAGCTTTTCTGGTACTACTAGAGCACCAAGTGAAAACAAATCATCAAATGTGGTGGATAAGGGTAATGTTTCGATCAACAACGCTATTGTTAACGAAGAGAAACAAGAACGAAGTGTGAAAGGTAGTGATGCAAAGGTGGGTCCGGAGTTAGGAAGGGAAGAACGTGAGAAGTGGGTCGAGGATAATTTTCATGAATTTGAGCCGTTAGTTGAGAAAATTAGAGGTGGATTTAAAAACAATTACATGGTAGCTCGAGAGAAAGTAAAAGATGACGTGGATTTTATCTCTGAGTTGAAGATGCTTGAAAATGATGTAGAAAATGAAAGCGAATTCGAATGGATGAAAGATGACAAGCTTAGAGAAATTGTGTTTCAAGTACGTGATAATGAGTTGATGGGCCGAGATCCGTTTTATCTTATGGATGCTGAAGACAAGGCCTTGTTTTTTAAAGGCCTCGAGAAAAAAGTTGAAAAGGAAAATGAGAAACTAAGACATCTTCATGAATATCTTCATTCCAATATTGAAAATCTTGATTACGGAGCAG ATGGGATTAGCTTGTATGATCCTCCAGACAAGATCATACCCCGATGGAAGGGCCCACCACCAGCTACAACAACGAGCCAAGAGTTTCTTGATGACTATTTAGATCAAAGGAAAGCACTTTTTGCTGAAACCTTGGGAAATTTAGATATCGTAAAGAGTGATTCGCAAAACCCTAaacttcaaaatattaacaatgaAAAAATTGAAAGTAAAAAGTTAGAAAGATCAAAAACTGTTATAGAAGGGAGTGACGGGTCGATTAAACCTGGAAAGAAATCTGGGAAAGAGTTTTGGCAGCACACAAAGAAATGGTCTCGGGGTTTTTTAGATTCGTATAATGCGGAGAATGATCCTGAAACCAAAGCTGTTATGAAGGAAATCGGGAAGGATTTGGACCGTTGGATCACTGAGAAAGAAATACAAGATGCTGCTGATGTAATGGATAAGGTTCCTGATAAAGGAAAAAAGATAATTGCTGAGAAAATCGGTAAGTTGAAGAGGGAAATGGAGTTGTTTGGACCACAAGCTGTTGTGAGTAAGTATAGTGAGTATGGTGATGAGGAGGAAATCGATTATTATTGGTGGCTTGATCTTCCATTTTTAGTG TGTATTGAATTATATATCGATGGAGATGGAGATGAGAGAATCGGGTTCTATTCATTGGAGATGGCATCGGATCTCGAACTAGATCCAAAACCGCATCATATCATTGCTTTTGAAGATGTTGGTGACTGCAAGAATCTTTGCTATATTATACAGGCTCATATGGAGATGATTGGAAATGGTAATGCATTTGTTGTGCCTCAAGCACCAAAG GATACCTATCGGGAAGCAAAGGCAAATGGTTTTAATGTTACAGTTATAAGAAAAGGAGAGTTAAAAATGGATGTGGATCAAACACTTGAAGAGGTTGAAGAAAAGATTGTTGAAATTGGAAGCAAGATGTATCATGATAAAATCATGAAAGGACGTAATGTGGATGTAGATTCAGTTATGAAAGGTGTATTTGGATTTGAAAAACCTACCAAAAG AAGAAGATCAATGAAGAAAATCAAGAAATTGAAGAAGCCAACTAAATAA
- the LOC139844737 gene encoding phosphatidylinositol 4-kinase gamma 4-like, with protein sequence MSSGGTLAIHKPSNNNGNHIIPMPLMRSQEYIVIHLAMSGSVVPIRVLESDSIQSVKLRIQNFKGYPSKNQMLVSGGRELARKDSSVKDYGLQDGDIIHLVVKLFDLQTIHVKTCSGKEITIHVDRKRDVAYVKKQLANNKNKDDDIFDQDILCEGEQLEDERLIHDIAKRNNDGVIHLFVRKSANFRQTSTAKDFELTIVAPQENIDTNTNNTANKNNLSEYHDSAYKNGVGYCGFVARESVNGRDFWLEPLIVNPKATLPSVVFDLINSTYQGLGNENYPKRSSEGTGGAYLMMDATGTKFVSVFKPIDEEPMAVNNPRGLPLTVNGEGLKKGTTVGEGALREVAAYLLDHPKSGHRSFSDEYKGFSGVPPTVLARCMHRGFNHPEGVKEKVGSLQMFMDNSGSCEDMGPSAFPVEEVHKISVLDVRLANADRHAGNILVSKGEDGRFVLIPIDHGYCLPHSFEDCTFDWLYWPQSRQPFSPETVDYINTLDAEEDIALLNFYGWNLPSEIARTLRISTMLLKKGVAKGLTPFAIGNIMCRENLNKKSVIEEIVEEADDCVLTGSSEAAFMETVSEIMDRRLDQI encoded by the exons ATGTCATCAGGTGGTACTTTAGCAATTCATAAGCCAAGTAACAACAATGGCAACCACATTATCCCTATGCCGCTGATGCGTAGCCAAGAGTACATTGTTATTCATCTGGCTATGTCAGGTTCTGTGGTTCCAATTAGGGTTTTGGAGTCTGATTCCATCCAGTCTGTCAAACTCCGTATTCAAAACTTTAAAGGCTACCCTTCTAAGAATCAGATGTTGGTTTCTGGAGGTAGGGAATTGGCAAGAAAGGATTCTTCTGTTAAAGACTATGGTCTTCAAGATGGAGATATCATCCATTTGGTTGTTAAGCTTTTTGATCTTCAAACAATTCATGTCAAAACCTGTTCAGGAAAAGAGATCACCATCCATGTTGATAGGAAGCGTGATGTTGCTTACGTTAAGAAACAACTTGCTAATAATAAAAACAAAGATGATGATATCTTTGACCAAGATATCTTGTGTGAGGGTGAGCAGCTTGAAGACGAGAGACTTATACATGATATTGCCAAACGTAACAATGATGGTGTCATACATTTGTTTGTAAGGAAGTCTGCTAATTTTAGACAGACTTCTACGGCGAAGGATTTTGAGCTGACCATTGTTGCACCACAGGAGAATATCGATACCAATACCAATAATACTGCCAATAAGAATAATTTAAGTGAATACCATGATTCTGCATATAAGAATGGTGTTGGGTATTGCGGTTTCGTTGCAAGAGAGAGTGTGAATGGACGAGACTTTTGGTTGGAACCACTGATTGTTAACCCTAAGGCAACACTTCCTTCTGTGGTTTTTGACCTGATTAACTCTACTTATCAAGGTTTAGGTAATGAAAATTACCCAAAAAGGTCATCAGAAGGGACAGGTGGCGCTTATTTGATGATGGATGCAACTGGGACCAAGTTTGTATCTGTTTTTAAGCCGATTGACGAAGAACCAATGGCTGTAAATAACCCTAGAGGATTACCCTTGACTGTTAATGGTGAAGGGTTAAAGAAAGGGACTACGGTAGGTGAAGGTGCACTAAGAGAAGTTGCTGCTTATCTTTTGGACCACCCAAAAAGCGGACACCGATCTTTCTCTGATGAATACAAAGGATTTTCCGGTGTGCCGCCTACAGTTTTAGCTAGGTGCATGCACAGAGGGTTTAATCATCCAGAGGGGGTAAAGGAAAAGGTTGGATCTTTGCAGATGTTCATGGATAATTCTGGAAGTTGCGAGGATATGGGCCCTAGTGCTTTTCCTGTAGAGGAGGTACATAAGATCTCGGTGTTGGATGTTAGGTTGGCAAATGCTGATAGACATGCTGGCAATATATTGGTAAGCAAAGGAGAAGATGGTCGGTTTGTGCTCATTCCAATTGATCATGGTTACTGCCTGCCTCACAGT TTTGAAGATTGCACTTTTGATTGGCTATACTGGCCACAATCTCGCCAACCCTTCAGTCCTGAAACTGTTGACTACATAAATACTCTAGATGCTGAAGAAGACATTGCTCTACTTAACTTTTATGGCTGGAATTTACCTTCAGAAATTGCTCGTACACTTCGAATATCCACCATGCTCCTCAAAAAAGGTGTTGCTAAAGGGCTAACCCCTTTTGCCATTGGAAATATCATGTGCAGGGAAAACCTTAATAAGAAATCTGTGATTGAAGAGATTGTTGAAGAAGCAGATGATTGTGTTCTTACTGGCTCAAGTGAAGCTGCATTCATGGAGACTGTTTCTGAGATCATGGATCGTCGTCTAGACCAAATCTAA